The region GATCAATGGCGTGAAAAAGCGGCTCTGGACATCGATGGTCGTATTTATGAAGCGTTGGGAGCTATGGTGCAGCGTCAGCAGATTTACTTCTCGGGCAATGCTTACGAACAGGACCCATTCTTTCCAGAGCTTTACTTCCAGACCAACTTTATAATCGGACCCAGTGGCGATGTGCTCCTTCGCTATCGGCGACTGAACGCCATGTTTACCCCTACACCGCACGATGTTTGGGAGTTGTATTTAGATGCTTACGGGTACGACTCGCTGTTTCCGGTAGTGAAAACAAACATCGGAAACCTGGCTTGCATTACGTCGGAAGATATCCTTTTCCCGGAAGTCGCCCGCTGCCTGGCTATGCGCGGGGCGGAGGTACTCATTCATTCAACGGCCGAAATTGGCAGCCCTTTACTCACGCAGAAAAACATTGCCAAGCAGGCGAGGGCTATCGAGAACATGGCCTATGTTGTATCCGCCAATTCAGGAGGGATATTGGGAAGTGTGCTGCCCGGCAATACAACCGACGGAGGGTCCAAAATAATTGATCCAAGAGGTACGGTACTGGCTGAGGCCGCTTATGGAGAGAGCATCGTGGCAAACGCGGATATTGACCTGGCCGCTTTACGTGAGTTTCGGCAGCGCCCGGCCGCCGGAAATCTACTGGCTCGCCAGCGCCTGGAATTGTACACCGAAAGCTATAACCAACGTGTAGTATTCCCGCCTAATACGCTCCTGAGCCAGCCTGCCGAGCGCCAGCATTTTATGCGAACCCAGCAGGATGTCATTAAGAAGCTGTATAGCTAAGCGCTGACTTCATCGACTTTGGGTTTGCGCCGTCGCTTGGGCAGTCGAAACAGATTGCTACCTGCTTCTTCGGGGGTTTGATCACCCAGCAGTACACCCCATGGGCGCAGGCTTTCGACCCGGTCGAAAATTACTTTTAAAATCGCGATGGCAGGAATGGAGAGGAACATGCCGGAAACGCCCGCCAAAGCTCCCCCAATCAGTACGCCCACGATAGATACAAGCGCGTTGATCCGTACTTTTGAGGCTACAATAAGCGGTACGAGTACATTGTTGTCGATGAATTGCACGACCAGAAAAACAATAACGACGCCCAGAATAATTGAGGTTTCCGGGTTGTTGCTGAAGGTGATGATTACCGTTAGTACTGTAGCGACCAGACCACCAATGTAGGGAACAAGGTTCAGTATGGCTGCCATGATTCCCAGCAGGATGGAATACTGAACGCCAAGAATTAGTAACCCGACAGAATTGAGTGCTGCTACACAGGCTGTTTCAATCAGCAGACCTACCATATAGCTTTGAATAACCGACTTTACCTCCCCCAGCACTTCACGTACATTATTGGTGTGTTTTTCAGCAAATAGTACGACGACAAAGTGCAGTAGCATTGTCCGGTAATAGAGCAGCAAAAAGACATAAATGGGAACCAGCGTAAGGGTTCCCAGCGGCCCAGTAATGAAACCGAGCGTGTCCGGACTTTGCAGGCTGTCCAGTGTTTGCGCCTGAGCTTTCTTAAGATACTGCTCTTGTTGCCGGTAGCTCACATTGTATTCACGCCGAACCCATCGTTTGGCATCGCTAAAAAAGTCGGCTAAATTTTGCCGTATCTTGGGTAAATCGTCGGCAAAATCGGAGAGTTGCATCGACAGAATTATGGTAACGCCAGCCACAATAACAATGGCCAGTAACAGCGCCAGGCTAATGGCAATAACTTTATGAATACCCAGGCGGATAAGTCGGTCCTCTACGGGTCTCAACAGTACCGCAACCAGCCCCGACATGGCAAGCGGTACCAATATATCCTGACCCAGATAAATGGCTACTGTCAGAATAGCCAGTGAAAGCAGGGAATGAGAGAACTGATGATAATGGGGACGTAGAGGTTCAGATGTCATGGAGGCACAGATGGTAAGTTCGTGTGTGAATCAATAAACGCAACCCCGCATTGTGTTGCATAAACTCTCAACATTCCATTGCCTATTTTGTTTGTTGGGAGAAAGCCCGCCGTCTATCTTCCCGATAACTGACCGTCTTTCGCTAAACTTGCTGTATTTTTGTGGTTTGTTTACGTATGACTACAAGCATTCGCGATATCGCCTATCAACTAAGACAGGGAAAACTCATTGCCATTGCCGATGAAACGGGCTGGTCTATTGTGGCCGATCCCGTCAATGAAACCGCTGTTGAGGAGTTGTTAACCTTAAAGCCGCTGATGCCCGCGGGTTTGCAGCCAACGGTTATTATTCAGAATGCTGACCAGTTAGGCCTTTACGTAGCGAAAGTTCCGGATGTTGCCTACGATCTGGTTGACTTTGCCGAGAATCCATTAACCGTTGTTTATGACCAAGGGAAGAACATTGCGGGCGCGTTGTGGTCATCGTCGGATACTACAAAAAATGGCCAGTCGGTGGGCGAAGTCGCCGTTCGGCGGGCGTTAAATACTGATCTACAGCGGTTGATCGGGAGTTTCGGGCGGGGTCTATTATCCATTCCTCTTGAATCGCTTGTACTGCCGGCGGCTGCTGAGACGCTCATCGTCGAACGGTTCGGCACACTCCCCGGTATGCCCAAACGGCCGCGTATTATGCGGTTGGCCGTCAATGGCGAAGTTAGTTTTATAAGAAAATAAGTCGCGGTCATCAGTCGGTAGTCGGGGAAATCCCTGCGAACGATTGACTATTACCTGCCGACTATCATCTGTACATGAATTTCAGCGATACCTTACATAAAAATCCGGTTTTTGATGTTGTTTCCCAACAGGCCGACAGGCTTGGCTTGCCGACCTACGTCATTGGCGGATTTGTGCGTGATTTAATTTTAGCGCGACCGTCAAAAGATATTGACGTTGTTTGTATTGGCAGCGGCATCACATTAGCCGAGGCCGTTGGGAAGGCCCTGAACGCGCATGTAGCGGTATTTCCAAACTTTGGTACGGCCATGTTGCGGGCCATGCAGGGTGATGAAGAATGGGAAGTCGAGTTTGTTGGCGCCCGTAAAGAGTCGTACCGAAGCGAGTCACGGAAGCCCATTGTCGAAGACGGCACCCTGGAAGATGACCAGAACCGCAGAGACTTTACCATCAATGCAATGGGGATAAGCCTCAACAAAGCCAGTTTTGGCGAACTCCTCGATCCATTTGATGGGCTAAAAGACCTGAAGAAAAAGATCATCCGTACGCCGTTAAACCCGGATATAACTTTCTCTGACGACCCGCTGCGGATGATGCGGGCCATTCGTTTTGCCTCGCAGTTGACGTTCGATATTGAGCCCGATACGTTCGATGCCATCATGCGCATGAACGAGCGAATCGACATTGTATCGCGCGAACGTGTAACCGATGAGCTGAACAAGATTATCCTGTCGCCTGTACCTTCCTATGGCTTTAAGCTGCTGTATCATGGGGGCTTACTGGAGCGGATTTTCCCCGAGCTAATAGCGCTGAAAGGAGTTGAAACCATCGAAGGGAAGGGGCATAAGGATAATTTTTACCACACGCTTCAGGTACTCGATAACATTGCTAACCGGGCTGATAAGAACCAGTACCCCGGCGAGGCCGAAAATGAACTTTGGCTTCGCTGGGCTGCGTTGCTGCACGATATTGCCAAACCTGCTACCAAACGGTTTGATCAGAAAGCAGGCTGGACGTTCCACGGACATGAAGACCTGGGTGCGCGTTGGGTACCGGGTATTTTCAGGACTATGAAACTGCCTCTGAACGAGCATATGCGTTTTGTTCAGAAACTCGTACGCTTACATTTGCGGCCAATTGCCCTAACCAAGGAGCAAATAACGGACTCGGCGCTGCGTCGGCTTCTGGTCGATGCAGGGGAGGACCTGGAAGGCCTTATGGCGCTTTGCCGGGCTGACATTACCTCAAAGAATTATGAGCGTGTGCAAAAACACCTTCGTAATTTTGACCGGGTAGAGCGGAAACTGCATGACCTCGAAGAGCGTGACAAACTGCGGAGCTTTCAGCCCGTGATAACGGGTGAGCTGATCATGGAAACGTTTGGTCTGCCGCCGTCGAAGGAGGTTGGCGAGATTAAAACAGTCCTTCGTGAAGCGATTCTGGATGGTCTTGTTCCTAATTCGCTCGATGCAGCTTATCCATTCTTACTTGAAGAAGGACGTAAACGAGGCCTAACCCCTGTTGAATAGATCGATAGCTGTAGGCATTTTGCTATCTGGGTTATACACAACTTTTAATTAAAGATCATGGAGAATAATAATACCAGTTTTCGGCGCTTCTTTGGCGCATCACTCACCATTCTGGGTGTGGTTGTCGTGCTATTTGCCCTCGTGGCTTTTTTATCTGAAGGTAAGCCTGTATTAGGTCTTCATGTCTCCAAAGCAGAGTCGGCCGCTCCCTTTATCGTTGGCATGATTTTCCTGGTTACCGGCGTTAACCTCGTTCGGGAATCGTAAAAAAACAGGGTGGATGCAGGATGGATGCAAAGATTCATTAACCCAATGAATCTTTGCATCCATCCTGCATTTCATTTTGATTGTTTAGCTGTGAGGAGCCACTCGTAGGTGTTCATGGGTTGTGGCAAGCCATCGGGCTTTATTTGCAGATACATGAGGTGCAGGTGCGTAGGTGAGCGGCTTTTGTAGGCGTTAAAGCCACTACGTCCCATTTCGCCGAGTTTATCGCCCGCGCTAACCCACTGACCCGGTGTTACATCCACCTCATTGTTGTGTGCGTAGTAAAATAACCCGTGCAGGTTGGGGTCGTAGACCCATATCCAGTTCCCTCCCCGGTATTCGGAGCCGGGCTTCCAGGCTGTTTCAATGGCTAGTACCAGTCCCCGGGTCATGGCTAGAATATCCACCGGCTGGCCTGTTCGGTCATCAATGTTGTCCTGATTGCGATCACTTATAAAAATGTCCTGTGCCGGGTGGCTACCCCGTACGGTATAATCGAACAGATCGAAGCCGTTCCCTCGATAGCCTTCGCCATGTTTACCCCCAATAGCACTGGGGCTATAACCTCGTATCGGAAAATTAAAATACAGCCCAGTCTTACGAAGACTATCCCGTTGAATGGAATCCTGCCGGAAACTCTCCATACTGTGGAAGCGCGTCTGCAGACCATGCATGATGTGGCTGAACTGCTTCCGGGCAGAATCGGGTGTTATACTCTGCTCCCGAATTTGCGTGTATAAGGTCTGAAATTGCTGGCAGTAGGAGTAAAGCGTAGGGCTATCGGAGTTGCTGCTAACTTCCTGCGACGAAGCCACGTTTAGTCCTCCGATCAATAACGCCCCAACAATACCCAATACTCGCATGAACGAAGTTACATCAATGTTCACTCTGGTTGTATTCGATTAAGGAGGTAAAAATAAGCAAAGTAGAGCGACAGCGCTCTAAAAATGCAGTACGGAAAGCAACCATGTCTGTTTTTCAGGCTGCCCTACTAGCTAAGTGCTTGTAAGCAAGCTTCCCATAGCTCGTTTTTTTAGACGGTAAATCTAACCTGGGGGTTCACTATACGTACAGATTAATTGTAAAATTGAGTTTTCATTAATCCTCAGCCTGGATGTAGAGCCTAAGGAAGTGATTCGTTGCGGTCTCACTCACTTACGCCTAAGCAATTAGCCCATTATCCAGACGATCAGTCAGTAGCTGTTTGAGAGTGGATAGGAGTTTTATTTTGGTATTAACGTTTATTTTACGCTGTAGGACTAGTGTATAGGATTCAGTCAATCAGGTAGTTGGCAAAAAAAAATAGAATATATCATAAAATCTTACAAATACATTTGGAAATCAAATTTATTGTGCCGTCCTTCGCTTAAATTTAAAATAGCAATGCAAACAGGAACTGTAAAATTCTTTAATGAAACCAAAGGGTTTGGTTTTATTAAACCCGATGACGGTGGCGAAGACATTTTTGTACACGCTTCCGGTCTCATCGACCAAATCCGTGAAAACGACAAAGTTAAATTCAATGTCGAGCGCGGTAAGAAAGGCTTAAACGCCGTAAACGTCGAAATGGCTTAATCGTAAGATATACCAAGACAACCGTTGTAAAAAACATGCCAATTGGCATGTTTTTTTTTGCCCTGTCGGTTCCTCAGGCCATTTTTGCAGGACCTTTTCGTTCTGCCATATGTTGGGGCGCTGTTAAGCCAGTACACGGTACAGCTGAAGCCCGACATAGCATTAAAGCAAAAGGTCTACTCTTTTTAGTATGACCCAATCTGTTGAACAACGCATTGCTGCCCGGCTTAGCCTACATCTTAAATCGGTAGCCGCTACCATCGAACTACTCAACGGTGGAGCCACCGTTCCCTTTATCGCCCGATATCGTAAGGAGTTGACCGCATCCAATGGTAATCCGCTCGATGAAGTACAAATCGGCCAAATCAAAGACACCTACCAGAAAATACTCGATCTGGATAAACGGCGTGAAACCGTAATCAAGTCCATCGATGAGCAGGGAAAACTCACGCCCGATCTCCAAAAGAAGCTTGAATCGACGGATTCAATGACTGACCTGGAAGATCTTTATCTGCCATTTCGCCAAAAGCGAAAAACACGTGCCACGATTGCTATTGAACGAGGACTGGAGCCACTTGCCAACGTAATTCTGGCTCAGCGTGAGGCCTCCCTCGACCAAATTGTGCAACGATACCTTTCCGACGCCGTTGCTACTGCCGCCGATGCTTTGCAGGGCGCACGCGATATTCTGGCTGAGCGGATCAGTGAAAACGTAGATGCCCGACAGCGTATTCGCAACCTGTTTGAACGGGAGGCTATTGTGCGTTCTGTCGTTAAAAAAGGAAAAGAAGCGGAGGGTGTTAAGTATCGGGATTACTTCGACTTTGCCGAGCCCCTGCGCCGGGTACCCTCTCACCGCTTGCTGGCCTTGCGTCGGGGTGAGGCCGAGGGGGTCCTGTCTGTAGGCATCGGACCCGATGAAGAGGCTGCTATTGAACGGCTCGAACGGCAATTTGTTGCCGACCGCTCGGGGACGCCCGCCTGCAAGGACCAACTGGCTCTGGCGATCCGTGACGGGTACAAACGTCTGCTTAAGCCTTCGCTCGAAACAGAGTTTGCTAATACGTCTAAAGAGAAGGCTGATGCGGAAGCTATTCGGATTTTTGCTGACAACCTGCGCCAGCTATTGCTCAGCGCTCCTCTCGGTCAGAAACGTGTTTTAGCCATTGACCCCGGCTTTCGTACGGGTTGTAAAACAGTTTGTCTGGACGCTCAGGGGAATCTGCTGGCCGATACGGTTTTGTATCTGTCGCACTCAGATGCCCAACGGCAGCAGGCGGTGCAAACCGTTCAAAAGCTGGTAAGCCAATACAAGATCGATGCTATCGCTGTTGGAAATGGTACCGCCGGGCGAGAAACGGAAGAGTTTATCCAATCGCTTAAACTTGATAAACCCATCTTTATTGTCAGCGAACAGGGTGCCTCAATTTATTCGGCATCCGAGGTTGCGCGTGAAGAATTCCCTGATCATGATGTAACCGTTCGTGGCGCAGTTAGCATTGGTCGGCGACTTATGGACCCGCTGGCCGAATTGGTGAAAATCGATCCTAAATCCATCGGTGTTGGTCAATACCAGCACGATGTTGACCAAACCGATCTGAAGACCAGTCTGGATGCTGTTGTTGAGAGTTGTGTGAATCAGGTTGGTGTTTCGCTCAATACGGCCAGTGCTTACTTGTTGCGGTATGTATCGGGTTTGGGACCACAACTGGCTGGCAATATTGTGGCTTACCGGGCAGCTAACGGGGCGTTTTCTTCTCGCGAACAGCTTAAAAAAGTGCCCCGGTTAGGCCCAAAAGCATTTGAGCAATGCGCAGGCTTTTTGCGTATCGAAGGTGCCAAAAACCCCCTGGATAATAGTGCGGTCCATCCAGAGCGGTATAGCGTTGTGGAGCGGATGGCTGCGGAGGTTGGTAGTCGTGTGGAAGAATTGATTATGCGCCCGGACTTACGTCAGCAGATTAAAGTTGAAAAGTATGTAACAAACGAGGTGGGTCTGCCAACGCTTCGGGATATTCTGTCTGAACTTGCCAAGCCTGGCCGCGATCCAAGGGAGCAGCTTTCGGTCTTTGATTATGATACCCGCGTTCGAACGGTTGATGACCTGCATGAGGGTATGGTACTGCCTGGCGTTGTAACAAATATTACAGCCTTCGGTGCTTTCGTGGACATTGGCGTGAAACAGGATGGTTTAGTGCACATCTCACAGTTGGCCAACCATTTTGTTTCTGACCCGAACACAGTGGTTAAGGTTTACCAAAAAGTAAAAGTTAAAGTAATGGAGGTTGATAAGGCCCGTAAACGGATTGCATTGTCTATGAAAATTCAATAGGTTGCAATAGTCTACTACACCGAATCGTTAAAACAAACAGACCTTATACTGACCCTAACTAATCCTGTATGCAACAACGCTGGTCTCGGGAAATTCTGCGTTCCGTACTGCTGAGTGCCTGTTTATTGTCGCTGCTTACAGCCTGTAATGCACTCCGTTCCTCTGGTCCATCCGTTAGTCGTCGTCCATCCCCATCGCGTTCCGTTGCCAGTCGAACGCCAACGGGTAGAACACCGTCTCGTCCCCCTGCCGTACCGGCTAAATCGGTTGGTAAGGTCGTTGATAGTCGTACCTACGAAAGCCGATATGTACCCGAAGTGGTTAAGATTGCCCGGACGTATACGGGAACGCCTTATCGCTCGGGAGGAAACACGACGGATGGCATTGACTGCTCCGGGCTTGTGTATGCTGTTTTTAATACTGTTGGATTAAAAATGCCCCGCATTTCCTGGCAGCAATCTGAAGTGGGCCATGAAGTAGAAGTTGATGAGATCTTACCGGGCGATTTAATTTTCTTTGTTCCCGATAAAGGTCAGGCGGGCTATGTCTCGCATACGGGTATTGTGACTGAAGTAAATGGTAACCAGAATATCCGGTTTATTCATGCGTCCTCGTCGCGGGGCGTTCGGGAGGATAATCTTTATGCTGATTATTTCAAGGGACGATTTGTAAAAGCACTACGTCCATTTTAATATACCTTCTGTCATAAAAAAAGCGCTCCTTCCAGAGCGCTTTTTTTATGACAGAAGTGGTTAAACCGTTGGCTGTGTACTGTTAATGAGTTCTTCCCAATGGGCTCGATCTTTATTTTTGAGCTTCATTTCCAGGCTTAATGCTTCATTACGTGTGTCGAATGACTGAGAAAATCGTACCTCCCAGGGTTTTCCGCCAGCGGTAGTTGGGTTTGTTTTTGCATTATGTTGCCATAACGCTATTTTCAGGTCTTTAGCCTGACCAATAAAATACTGATCAGTAGTTGGACTATATATAATATATACTGTGTGCATGTGGGTGTCGGAAGTATTATCAAAACTACGCAATTGGTAATACAAAACAAATATTGACTCAGTAAGTAGTGGTGTTCGGCAGAAGATTCAAAAAAAAGAGATTTACTAGTTGTGACAAGTGGTTTTTTTTTCTCATCTTTGCAACCACAAAACGCACTACAGCGGTTTTGACGGGGGATTAGCTCAGCTGGCTAGAGCGCTTCCATGGCATGGAAGAGGTCATCGGTTCGACTCCGATATTCTCCACAACAACGTTATAAAACCTGTTTTCTGCCCCGAAAACAGGTTTTTTCATGTATAGCCATTTAGATTTAACAAAACGCTTAACACTATCCGCAATGCAACCGGCCAAAAAGGGGCAAAATCAACCACCACCGTACCGAAACTGTAAACTGTATCACTACGATTATGACACCTCAAAAACTTGGTTAC is a window of Spirosoma linguale DSM 74 DNA encoding:
- a CDS encoding Peptidase M23 (PFAM: Peptidase M23~KEGG: ppd:Ppro_1173 peptidase M23B), with the protein product MRVLGIVGALLIGGLNVASSQEVSSNSDSPTLYSYCQQFQTLYTQIREQSITPDSARKQFSHIMHGLQTRFHSMESFRQDSIQRDSLRKTGLYFNFPIRGYSPSAIGGKHGEGYRGNGFDLFDYTVRGSHPAQDIFISDRNQDNIDDRTGQPVDILAMTRGLVLAIETAWKPGSEYRGGNWIWVYDPNLHGLFYYAHNNEVDVTPGQWVSAGDKLGEMGRSGFNAYKSRSPTHLHLMYLQIKPDGLPQPMNTYEWLLTAKQSK
- a CDS encoding Nitrilase/cyanide hydratase and apolipoprotein N- acyltransferase (PFAM: Nitrilase/cyanide hydratase and apolipoprotein N-acyltransferase~KEGG: pat:Patl_1505 nitrilase/cyanide hydratase and apolipoprotein N-acyltransferase), which encodes MSYKALALQLTCQTINYCQTRDESEAAMLQTIERIERQIAASVGLLGRDTLLVVVPEFFLTGPPVDETVDQWREKAALDIDGRIYEALGAMVQRQQIYFSGNAYEQDPFFPELYFQTNFIIGPSGDVLLRYRRLNAMFTPTPHDVWELYLDAYGYDSLFPVVKTNIGNLACITSEDILFPEVARCLAMRGAEVLIHSTAEIGSPLLTQKNIAKQARAIENMAYVVSANSGGILGSVLPGNTTDGGSKIIDPRGTVLAEAAYGESIVANADIDLAALREFRQRPAAGNLLARQRLELYTESYNQRVVFPPNTLLSQPAERQHFMRTQQDVIKKLYS
- a CDS encoding Excinuclease ABC C subunit domain protein (PFAM: Excinuclease ABC C subunit domain protein~KEGG: rpe:RPE_3701 excinuclease ABC, C subunit domain protein), giving the protein MHTVYIIYSPTTDQYFIGQAKDLKIALWQHNAKTNPTTAGGKPWEVRFSQSFDTRNEALSLEMKLKNKDRAHWEELINSTQPTV
- a CDS encoding NLP/P60 protein (PFAM: NLP/P60 protein~KEGG: esa:ESA_02110 hypothetical protein): MQQRWSREILRSVLLSACLLSLLTACNALRSSGPSVSRRPSPSRSVASRTPTGRTPSRPPAVPAKSVGKVVDSRTYESRYVPEVVKIARTYTGTPYRSGGNTTDGIDCSGLVYAVFNTVGLKMPRISWQQSEVGHEVEVDEILPGDLIFFVPDKGQAGYVSHTGIVTEVNGNQNIRFIHASSSRGVREDNLYADYFKGRFVKALRPF
- a CDS encoding cold-shock DNA-binding domain protein (PFAM: Cold-shock protein DNA-binding~SMART: Cold shock protein~KEGG: bpd:BURPS668_A1944 hypothetical protein) → MQTGTVKFFNETKGFGFIKPDDGGEDIFVHASGLIDQIRENDKVKFNVERGKKGLNAVNVEMA
- a CDS encoding Tex-like protein protein-like protein (PFAM: Tex-like protein-like; RNA binding S1 domain protein~SMART: Resolvase RNase H domain protein fold~KEGG: dal:Dalk_0805 RNA binding S1 domain protein), coding for MTQSVEQRIAARLSLHLKSVAATIELLNGGATVPFIARYRKELTASNGNPLDEVQIGQIKDTYQKILDLDKRRETVIKSIDEQGKLTPDLQKKLESTDSMTDLEDLYLPFRQKRKTRATIAIERGLEPLANVILAQREASLDQIVQRYLSDAVATAADALQGARDILAERISENVDARQRIRNLFEREAIVRSVVKKGKEAEGVKYRDYFDFAEPLRRVPSHRLLALRRGEAEGVLSVGIGPDEEAAIERLERQFVADRSGTPACKDQLALAIRDGYKRLLKPSLETEFANTSKEKADAEAIRIFADNLRQLLLSAPLGQKRVLAIDPGFRTGCKTVCLDAQGNLLADTVLYLSHSDAQRQQAVQTVQKLVSQYKIDAIAVGNGTAGRETEEFIQSLKLDKPIFIVSEQGASIYSASEVAREEFPDHDVTVRGAVSIGRRLMDPLAELVKIDPKSIGVGQYQHDVDQTDLKTSLDAVVESCVNQVGVSLNTASAYLLRYVSGLGPQLAGNIVAYRAANGAFSSREQLKKVPRLGPKAFEQCAGFLRIEGAKNPLDNSAVHPERYSVVERMAAEVGSRVEELIMRPDLRQQIKVEKYVTNEVGLPTLRDILSELAKPGRDPREQLSVFDYDTRVRTVDDLHEGMVLPGVVTNITAFGAFVDIGVKQDGLVHISQLANHFVSDPNTVVKVYQKVKVKVMEVDKARKRIALSMKIQ
- a CDS encoding hypothetical protein (KEGG: sat:SYN_02443 SUA5/YciO/YrdC/YwlC family protein) — translated: MTTSIRDIAYQLRQGKLIAIADETGWSIVADPVNETAVEELLTLKPLMPAGLQPTVIIQNADQLGLYVAKVPDVAYDLVDFAENPLTVVYDQGKNIAGALWSSSDTTKNGQSVGEVAVRRALNTDLQRLIGSFGRGLLSIPLESLVLPAAAETLIVERFGTLPGMPKRPRIMRLAVNGEVSFIRK
- a CDS encoding protein of unknown function UPF0118 (PFAM: protein of unknown function UPF0118~KEGG: mpo:Mpop_0304 protein of unknown function UPF0118), with protein sequence MTSEPLRPHYHQFSHSLLSLAILTVAIYLGQDILVPLAMSGLVAVLLRPVEDRLIRLGIHKVIAISLALLLAIVIVAGVTIILSMQLSDFADDLPKIRQNLADFFSDAKRWVRREYNVSYRQQEQYLKKAQAQTLDSLQSPDTLGFITGPLGTLTLVPIYVFLLLYYRTMLLHFVVVLFAEKHTNNVREVLGEVKSVIQSYMVGLLIETACVAALNSVGLLILGVQYSILLGIMAAILNLVPYIGGLVATVLTVIITFSNNPETSIILGVVIVFLVVQFIDNNVLVPLIVASKVRINALVSIVGVLIGGALAGVSGMFLSIPAIAILKVIFDRVESLRPWGVLLGDQTPEEAGSNLFRLPKRRRKPKVDEVSA
- a CDS encoding polynucleotide adenylyltransferase/metal dependent phosphohydrolase (TIGRFAM: metal dependent phophohydrolase~PFAM: Polynucleotide adenylyltransferase region; metal-dependent phosphohydrolase HD sub domain~KEGG: hypothetical protein), which translates into the protein MNFSDTLHKNPVFDVVSQQADRLGLPTYVIGGFVRDLILARPSKDIDVVCIGSGITLAEAVGKALNAHVAVFPNFGTAMLRAMQGDEEWEVEFVGARKESYRSESRKPIVEDGTLEDDQNRRDFTINAMGISLNKASFGELLDPFDGLKDLKKKIIRTPLNPDITFSDDPLRMMRAIRFASQLTFDIEPDTFDAIMRMNERIDIVSRERVTDELNKIILSPVPSYGFKLLYHGGLLERIFPELIALKGVETIEGKGHKDNFYHTLQVLDNIANRADKNQYPGEAENELWLRWAALLHDIAKPATKRFDQKAGWTFHGHEDLGARWVPGIFRTMKLPLNEHMRFVQKLVRLHLRPIALTKEQITDSALRRLLVDAGEDLEGLMALCRADITSKNYERVQKHLRNFDRVERKLHDLEERDKLRSFQPVITGELIMETFGLPPSKEVGEIKTVLREAILDGLVPNSLDAAYPFLLEEGRKRGLTPVE